A window from Schistocerca gregaria isolate iqSchGreg1 chromosome 8, iqSchGreg1.2, whole genome shotgun sequence encodes these proteins:
- the LOC126284577 gene encoding endocuticle structural glycoprotein ABD-4-like isoform X2: MYKLLVLSALVAVAMGAVAEITKDVVPIVKQENVISPEGNFHYLFESGDGTRAEEDGTLVKSQDPKVPDTIAVRGSVSYTAPDGTPVQFTYTADENGFRPEGAHIPVAPPVPEAIARALQYIAEHPPPPEVVAARTQ, translated from the exons ATGTACAAACTG TTGGTGCTGTCTGCCCTCGTGGCCGTCGCCATGGGAGCCGTTGCGGAGATTACCAAGGACGTCGTTCCCATCGTCAAGCAAGAAAACGTCATCAGCCCCGAAGGAAACTTCCACTACTT gttcgagtccggcgACGGCACCCGCGCCGAGGAGGACGGCACGCTGGTGAAGTCGCAGGACCCCAAGGTGCCGGACACGATCGCGGTGCGCGGCAGCGTCTCCTACACGGCGCCCGACGGCACGCCCGTGCAGTTCACCTACACGGCCGACGAGAACGGCTTCCGGCCCGAGGGCGCCCACATCCCCGTGGCGCCGCCGGTGCCCGAGGCGATCGCGCGCGCCCTCCAGTACATCGCCGAGCACCCGCCCCCGCCCGAGGTGGTCGCCGCCAGGACGCAGTAA
- the LOC126284577 gene encoding endocuticle structural glycoprotein ABD-4-like isoform X3 — translation MYKLLVLSALVAVAMGAVAEITKDVVPIVKQENVISPEGNFHYLFESGDGTRAEEDGTLVKSQDPKVPDTIAVRGSVSYTAPDGTPVQFTYTADENGFRPEGAHIPVAPPVPEAIARALQYIAEHPPPPEVVAARTQ, via the exons TTGGTGCTGTCTGCCCTCGTGGCCGTCGCCATGGGAGCCGTTGCGGAGATTACCAAGGACGTCGTTCCCATCGTCAAGCAAGAAAACGTCATCAGCCCCGAAGGAAACTTCCACTACTT gttcgagtccggcgACGGCACCCGCGCCGAGGAGGACGGCACGCTGGTGAAGTCGCAGGACCCCAAGGTGCCGGACACGATCGCGGTGCGCGGCAGCGTCTCCTACACGGCGCCCGACGGCACGCCCGTGCAGTTCACCTACACGGCCGACGAGAACGGCTTCCGGCCCGAGGGCGCCCACATCCCCGTGGCGCCGCCGGTGCCCGAGGCGATCGCGCGCGCCCTCCAGTACATCGCCGAGCACCCGCCCCCGCCCGAGGTGGTCGCCGCCAGGACGCAGTAA